Proteins from a genomic interval of Asterias rubens chromosome 16, eAstRub1.3, whole genome shotgun sequence:
- the LOC117301159 gene encoding protein kinase C-binding protein 1-like isoform X1: protein MNSKVSTASPITPKATTTIAKGVASPKARPASTGASKSPSRFTSGQSMSGKFFSANSPSSKHLPIMSSPRKSIFSKAVGQSGAMKLGSGLSHNKTYFGKSSGLGQFDLPLALRKKRRPNAGMKREPDIDMDKIQHATNKPPQKDGKMPQKRKLSHSSPNSSKVNVKHKEDYVPPSSKKRKINRSNRDQDSRNDFYCWVCHKEGSVICCELCPRVYHPKCAKLEGDPYGDWFCPECARATNAECIDSQSKAMASLTLDQLAKLLLFALKRMRHSGAEPFLKPVNLQQNPGYEEFVFNPMDLSTLEKSIKKRMYGSTEAFLLDAKWILHNCIVFNGSHHKLTNSARMIIKICEYEVKEIEICPDCYLSACLKRDKWFCEVCRDPHKLVWARLQGFPFWPSKVIREKDGQLDVRFFGQHDRAWVPVSSCYMYSSEIPCHSKKKTTGLNSSVAEMELHIQNLQRTFGKDCFKYAPNRTPFGTLDCLIINPGDRPKWQGSRMAMGSFLNGMHDRSSPKPEEKASAVEIKTEPVDVESLQEENAAAEKSLEDSLNVRPESQTVLDKDTNDAVPKGKPQDKANGKSSTVSENNNSAEKDNNSGSTNSTMSSNSKYNTIISPVKRQVFTVARKRMGSANDNTSSNRTNADESDDLSRSPPPREMSPDVDQDRSDNSEASSPSKAPVGVFEVSDESLDVDPDMAAQSPSVQLLGKSHASQNEFSRSLAIKLNKVSPRSLGKMGNLRAKRGEELDEADLDGVTPLRDSKRHPEIPEQSETSDDLDTPGETSKVNKSSGNIVKSVSPTDEIVDNNTAGSSAKSKMAESPEKLDASEDTPSTSQSTTPKDKFHIKLGKTIETMKASLGIERLHSVEKDASDSESSDSESESSEADHSEESDMEVDNNASNKINSTEKGSSKTSQPNGDNDQATQESTDSTSKDTSSKTADTNDRSSKTQASNSSVGEIMKESPHISKPGISKKDTIKAPRTVITKRSNDSDIDLAMSCHSEMSDSDAGDLVIDETDTEQRSLNSATNKTKESGKSEQHSETHIHDDYQAPMDMDDVILVSNPFVKKDQPDTRQTTKEVIVHEQEPHSNTTDDTETPKASPSTTNPPPSDKQIRTVVTVKSTSNAHPKPLIPSKDQERPPEATHSSFPSIVESLKAKKRETSETVQPQKSEPQKSEPQKSEPQKSEPQKSAESTLPKKTAVVVADKDAVKETDTDKCSNFYDKYIAKVSTAVEGVLNDFTKDMKDGMLLKDAKSEIEDLKMEVQRLKWVQEQENTEYKQIMDLALAEMKECMEAEAAVAMENLKMKLETEKQDEIRKTKSKQWCAMCGKDAVFFCCWNTSYCDYPCQQSHWSTHRNSCQQRASGNTVIQVQQLHNKAQPIPSSSTTAKTSSVVSDLINIISPAGKSAAEQLRLISSQQNNKSGSVAKQPSQQVPMQLRPNIQQQINQSSNQPVHPSLHQQVQQVMQQPPASSQPIQTLIQYVQAPRMSAPLPVPQLINHHPYPMPGGRVGTGGLRIVRP from the exons ATGGAAAGATGCCTCAGAAGCGGAAGTTAAGCCATTCCAGTCCCAACAGTAGCAAGGTGAATGTCAAACACAAAGAAGATTACGTCCCTCCATCCAGCAAGAAAAGAAAGATCAATCGCTCAAATCGAGACCAG GATTCAAGGAATGACTTTTATTGCTGGGTTTGCCATAAGGAAGGTTCGGTCATTTGCTGTGAGCTTTGCCCTAGGGTGTATCATCCTAAATGTGCTAAGCTAGAAGGGGATCCATATGGGGATTGGTTCTGTCCTGAGTGTGCG AGAGCAACCAATGCTGAGTGTATTGACTCACAGTCAAAAGCCATGGCATCGCTCACATTAGACCAACTGGCTAAACTCCTACTCTTTGCTCTCAAGAGAATGAGACACTCAGGG GCTGAGCCTTTCTTGAAGCCAGTCAACCTGCAACAGAATCCTGGCTATGAGGAGTTTGTGTTCAATCCAATGGATCTATCAACACTTGAGAAG AGCATCAAGAAGCGCATGTATGGGAGTACAGAAGCATTTCTCTTGGATGCAAAGTGGATCCTGCATAACTGCATTGTGTTCAATGGAT CGCATCACAAGCTTACAAATAGTGCACGAATGATCATCAAGATATGTGAATATGAG gTGAAGGAGATAGAGATATGTCCAGATTGCTATTTGTCAGCTTGTCTGAAACGAGACAAATGGTTCTGTGAAGTCTGT CGAGATCCCCATAAGCTTGTATGGGCAAGGCTGCAGGGTTTCCCATTCTGGCCATCCAAGGTCATCAGAGAGAAAGATGGTCAACTGGATGTCCGCTTCTTTGGGCAGCATGATAG AGCGTGGGTACCTGTCTCCAGCTGCTACATGTATTCAAGTGAGATTCCCTGCCATTCCAAGAAGAAGACTACAGGTCTGAACAGCTCAGTAGCAGAGATGGAGCTCCACATCCAGAATCTGCAGAGGACGTTCGGCAAAGATTGCTTCAAGTATGCACCCAACCGAACACCGTTTGGTACATTGGACTGTCTGATCATCAACCCAGGAGACAGACCGAAGTGGCAGGGAAGCAGAATGGCGATGGGTTCATTCCTGAATGGCATGCATGATAGAAGCAGTCCGAAACCTGAGGAGAAGGCATCTGCTGTAGAGATTAAGACAGAACCGGTCGATGTGGAGTCGTTGCAGGAGGAGAATGCAGCTGCAGAGAAAAGCTTGGAGGATTCACTCAATGTTAGACCAGAGTCTCAAACAGTACTAGACAAAGACACAAATGATGCTGTGCCAAAAGGGAAACCTCAAGATAAAGCTAATGGAAAGTCTTCGACGGTATCAGAAAATAACAACAGTGCCGAGAAGGATAATAACTCTGGGTCCACCAACTCAACAATGTCATCAAACTCTAAATACAACACTATTATTAGCCCAGTCAAACGACAGGTATTTACAGTTGCACGAAAACGAATGGGTAGTGCAAATGATAACACTTCATCAAACAGAACCAATGCTGACGAATCGGATGATCTGTCTAGAAGTCCACCTCCTCGAGAGATGTCGCCAGATGTCGATCAGGATAGGAGTGATAACAGTGAAGCATCGTCACCAAGTAAAGCACCAGTGGGTGTATTTGAAGTAAGTGATGAGAGCTTAGATGTGGATCCCGACATGGCAGCCCAATCGCCCTCTGTTCAGCTCCTTGGTAAGTCCCATGCTTCACAGAATGAGTTCAGCAGGAGTCTTGCCATCAAATTAAACAAGGTTAGCCCACGATCATTGGGGAAAATGGGAAACTTGAGAGCAAAGCGAGGTGAAGAGCTGGATGAGGCAGACCTTGACGGAGTTACTCCTTTAAGAGACTCCAAGAGACATCCAGAGATTCCTGAACAATCAGAAACATCAGATGACTTAGATACACCTGGTGAGACGAGTAAAGTAAACAAATCATCGGGCAATATAGTAAAGTCAGTATCACCTACTGATGAGATAGTTGATAATAATACTGCAGGAAGCTCTGCCAAAAGTAAGATGGCAGAGTCTCCAGAGAAGTTAGATGCTAGTGAAGATACACCAAGTACCTCACAGTCCACGACACCTAAAGATAAGTTCCACATCAAGTTAGGTAAGACTATTGAGACCATGAAAGCTTCCTTAGGGATTGAGAGATTACACAGTGTGGAGAAGGATGCCTCGGATTCAGAGTCGTCCGACTCTGAGTCAGAGTCAAGTGAGGCTGATCACTCTGAGGAATCCGATATGGAGGTCGACAATAATGCTTCCAACAAGATCAATTCAACTGAAAAAGGATCAAGCAAAACATCTCAACCGAATGGAGACAATGACCAAGCAACACAAGAGTCCACTGATTCTACCTCCAAAGATACTTCCAGTAAAACAGCAGATACAAATGACAGAAGCTCAAAAACTCAAGCGTCAAATTCTTCTGTGGGTGAAATTATGAAGGAATCACCACACATTTCAAAACCTGGAATATCAAAGAAAGACACCATCAAagctcctagaacagttattACGAAGAGGTCCAATGATTCCGATATTGATCTTGCTATGAGCTGCCATTCTGAAATGTCCGACTCTGATGCCGGTGATCTTGTTATCGATGAAACCGATACAGAACAAAGGTCTCTTAATTCtgcaacaaacaaaaccaaagaatCTGGTAAAAGCGAGCAGCACAGTGAGACACACATTCACGATGATTATCAAGCACCAATGGACATGGACGACGTTATTCTTGTCTCAAATCCCTTTGTAAAAAAAGATCAACCAGACACGAGACAGACCACAAAAGAGGTGATCGTACATGAACAAGAGCCACATAGCAATACCACCGATGATACTGAGACTCCTAAAGCCAGTCCATCAACTACCAACCCACCTCCGTCAGATAAACAAATAAGGACTGTCGTTACGGTTAAAAGCACATCAAATGCACATCCCAAACCACTCATACCTTCTAAGGACCAAGAACGGCCCCCTGAGGCGACACATTCCTCATTTCCAAGCATTGTTGAATCATTGAAAGCAAAGAAGAGGGAAACCAGTGAAACAGTTCAACCTCAAAAGAGTGAACCTCAAAAGAGTGAACCTCAAAAGAGTGAACCTCAAAAGAGTGAACCTCAAAAAAGTGCTGAGAGTACATTGCCCAAAAAGACTGCTGTAGTTGTTGCTGACAAGGATGCTGTAAAGGAAACTGACACCGACAAATGTAGCAACTTCTATGACAAGTATATTGCAAAG GTATCCACAGCTGTTGAAGGCGTATTAAATGACTTCACTAAAGACATGAAAGATGGGATGCTATTAAAGGATGCTAAGAGTGAGATTGAGGATCTTAAGATGGAGGTACAGAGACTTAAATGGGTACAGGAGCAGGAGAACACAGAATACAAACAGATCATGG ATCTTGCCTTAGCTGAGATGAAGGAGTGTATGGAGGCAGAGGCTGCTGTTGCCATGGAGAATCTTAAGATGAAACTAGAGACAGAGAAGCAAGATGAAATcagaaagacaaaatcaaaacaatgg TGTGCAATGTGTGGCAAAGATGCAGTGTTTTTCTGCTGTTGGAACACTAGTTACTGTGACTATCCCTGTCAGCAGTCTCATTGGTCTACACATCGTAACTCATGCCAGCAAAGAGCCTCAGGAAATACCGTCATCCAAGTACAACAACTACACAACAAAGCTCAGCCT ATTCCTTCGTCTTCCACCACGGCTAAAACATCCAGCGTGGTGTCTGATTTGATCAATATTATTTCCCCTGCTGGGAAAAGTGCTGCGGAGCAGCTTAGATTAATCTCAAGCCAGCAGAATAATAAGAGTGGTTCAGTAGCTAAACAG CCTTCCCAACAGGTTCCAATGCAGCTTCGTCCAAACATCCAgcaacaaatcaatcaatcttcAAACCAACCAGTGCATCCAAGCTTACATCAGCAGGTGCAACAAGTCATGCAGCAGCCACCAGCAAGCTCCCAACCTATACAGACACTTATTCAGTACGTACAGGCACCGCGGATGTCTGCCCCTCTTCCAGTTCCACAGTTGATCAATCATCATCCGTACCCTATGCCAGGAGGGAGAGTGGGGACAGGAGGATTACGCATTGTTAGACCTTAA
- the LOC117301159 gene encoding protein kinase C-binding protein 1-like isoform X2, giving the protein MNSKVSTASPITPKATTTIAKGVASPKARPASTGASKSPSRFTSGQSMSGKFFSANSPSSKHLPIMSSPRKSIFSKAVGQSGAMKLGSGLSHNKTYFGKSSGLGQFDLPLALRKKRRPNAGMKREPDIDMDKIQHATNKPPQKDGKMPQKRKLSHSSPNSSKVNVKHKEDYVPPSSKKRKINRSNRDQDSRNDFYCWVCHKEGSVICCELCPRVYHPKCAKLEGDPYGDWFCPECARATNAECIDSQSKAMASLTLDQLAKLLLFALKRMRHSGAEPFLKPVNLQQNPGYEEFVFNPMDLSTLEKSIKKRMYGSTEAFLLDAKWILHNCIVFNGSHHKLTNSARMIIKICEYEVKEIEICPDCYLSACLKRDKWFCEVCRDPHKLVWARLQGFPFWPSKVIREKDGQLDVRFFGQHDRAWVPVSSCYMYSSEIPCHSKKKTTGLNSSVAEMELHIQNLQRTFGKDCFKYAPNRTPFGTLDCLIINPGDRPKWQGSRMAMGSFLNGMHDRSSPKPEEKASAVEIKTEPVDVESLQEENAAAEKSLEDSLNVRPESQTVLDKDTNDAVPKGKPQDKANGKSSTVSENNNSAEKDNNSGSTNSTMSSNSKYNTIISPVKRQVFTVARKRMGSANDNTSSNRTNADESDDLSRSPPPREMSPDVDQDRSDNSEASSPSKAPVGVFEVSDESLDVDPDMAAQSPSVQLLGKSHASQNEFSRSLAIKLNKVSPRSLGKMGNLRAKRGEELDEADLDGVTPLRDSKRHPEIPEQSETSDDLDTPGETSKVNKSSGNIVKSVSPTDEIVDNNTAGSSAKSKMAESPEKLDASEDTPSTSQSTTPKDKFHIKLGKTIETMKASLGIERLHSVEKDASDSESSDSESESSEADHSEESDMEVDNNASNKINSTEKGSSKTSQPNGDNDQATQESTDSTSKDTSSKTADTNDRSSKTQASNSSVGEIMKESPHISKPGISKKDTIKAPRTVITKRSNDSDIDLAMSCHSEMSDSDAGDLVIDETDTEQRSLNSATNKTKESGKSEQHSETHIHDDYQAPMDMDDVILVSNPFVKKDQPDTRQTTKEVIVHEQEPHSNTTDDTETPKASPSTTNPPPSDKQIRTVVTVKSTSNAHPKPLIPSKDQERPPEATHSSFPSIVESLKAKKRETSETVQPQKSEPQKSEPQKSEPQKSEPQKSAESTLPKKTAVVVADKDAVKETDTDKCSNFYDKYIAKVSTAVEGVLNDFTKDMKDGMLLKDAKSEIEDLKMEVQRLKWVQEQENTEYKQIMDLALAEMKECMEAEAAVAMENLKMKLETEKQDEIRKTKSKQWCAMCGKDAVFFCCWNTSYCDYPCQQSHWSTHRNSCQQRASGNTVIQVQQLHNKAQPPSQQVPMQLRPNIQQQINQSSNQPVHPSLHQQVQQVMQQPPASSQPIQTLIQYVQAPRMSAPLPVPQLINHHPYPMPGGRVGTGGLRIVRP; this is encoded by the exons ATGGAAAGATGCCTCAGAAGCGGAAGTTAAGCCATTCCAGTCCCAACAGTAGCAAGGTGAATGTCAAACACAAAGAAGATTACGTCCCTCCATCCAGCAAGAAAAGAAAGATCAATCGCTCAAATCGAGACCAG GATTCAAGGAATGACTTTTATTGCTGGGTTTGCCATAAGGAAGGTTCGGTCATTTGCTGTGAGCTTTGCCCTAGGGTGTATCATCCTAAATGTGCTAAGCTAGAAGGGGATCCATATGGGGATTGGTTCTGTCCTGAGTGTGCG AGAGCAACCAATGCTGAGTGTATTGACTCACAGTCAAAAGCCATGGCATCGCTCACATTAGACCAACTGGCTAAACTCCTACTCTTTGCTCTCAAGAGAATGAGACACTCAGGG GCTGAGCCTTTCTTGAAGCCAGTCAACCTGCAACAGAATCCTGGCTATGAGGAGTTTGTGTTCAATCCAATGGATCTATCAACACTTGAGAAG AGCATCAAGAAGCGCATGTATGGGAGTACAGAAGCATTTCTCTTGGATGCAAAGTGGATCCTGCATAACTGCATTGTGTTCAATGGAT CGCATCACAAGCTTACAAATAGTGCACGAATGATCATCAAGATATGTGAATATGAG gTGAAGGAGATAGAGATATGTCCAGATTGCTATTTGTCAGCTTGTCTGAAACGAGACAAATGGTTCTGTGAAGTCTGT CGAGATCCCCATAAGCTTGTATGGGCAAGGCTGCAGGGTTTCCCATTCTGGCCATCCAAGGTCATCAGAGAGAAAGATGGTCAACTGGATGTCCGCTTCTTTGGGCAGCATGATAG AGCGTGGGTACCTGTCTCCAGCTGCTACATGTATTCAAGTGAGATTCCCTGCCATTCCAAGAAGAAGACTACAGGTCTGAACAGCTCAGTAGCAGAGATGGAGCTCCACATCCAGAATCTGCAGAGGACGTTCGGCAAAGATTGCTTCAAGTATGCACCCAACCGAACACCGTTTGGTACATTGGACTGTCTGATCATCAACCCAGGAGACAGACCGAAGTGGCAGGGAAGCAGAATGGCGATGGGTTCATTCCTGAATGGCATGCATGATAGAAGCAGTCCGAAACCTGAGGAGAAGGCATCTGCTGTAGAGATTAAGACAGAACCGGTCGATGTGGAGTCGTTGCAGGAGGAGAATGCAGCTGCAGAGAAAAGCTTGGAGGATTCACTCAATGTTAGACCAGAGTCTCAAACAGTACTAGACAAAGACACAAATGATGCTGTGCCAAAAGGGAAACCTCAAGATAAAGCTAATGGAAAGTCTTCGACGGTATCAGAAAATAACAACAGTGCCGAGAAGGATAATAACTCTGGGTCCACCAACTCAACAATGTCATCAAACTCTAAATACAACACTATTATTAGCCCAGTCAAACGACAGGTATTTACAGTTGCACGAAAACGAATGGGTAGTGCAAATGATAACACTTCATCAAACAGAACCAATGCTGACGAATCGGATGATCTGTCTAGAAGTCCACCTCCTCGAGAGATGTCGCCAGATGTCGATCAGGATAGGAGTGATAACAGTGAAGCATCGTCACCAAGTAAAGCACCAGTGGGTGTATTTGAAGTAAGTGATGAGAGCTTAGATGTGGATCCCGACATGGCAGCCCAATCGCCCTCTGTTCAGCTCCTTGGTAAGTCCCATGCTTCACAGAATGAGTTCAGCAGGAGTCTTGCCATCAAATTAAACAAGGTTAGCCCACGATCATTGGGGAAAATGGGAAACTTGAGAGCAAAGCGAGGTGAAGAGCTGGATGAGGCAGACCTTGACGGAGTTACTCCTTTAAGAGACTCCAAGAGACATCCAGAGATTCCTGAACAATCAGAAACATCAGATGACTTAGATACACCTGGTGAGACGAGTAAAGTAAACAAATCATCGGGCAATATAGTAAAGTCAGTATCACCTACTGATGAGATAGTTGATAATAATACTGCAGGAAGCTCTGCCAAAAGTAAGATGGCAGAGTCTCCAGAGAAGTTAGATGCTAGTGAAGATACACCAAGTACCTCACAGTCCACGACACCTAAAGATAAGTTCCACATCAAGTTAGGTAAGACTATTGAGACCATGAAAGCTTCCTTAGGGATTGAGAGATTACACAGTGTGGAGAAGGATGCCTCGGATTCAGAGTCGTCCGACTCTGAGTCAGAGTCAAGTGAGGCTGATCACTCTGAGGAATCCGATATGGAGGTCGACAATAATGCTTCCAACAAGATCAATTCAACTGAAAAAGGATCAAGCAAAACATCTCAACCGAATGGAGACAATGACCAAGCAACACAAGAGTCCACTGATTCTACCTCCAAAGATACTTCCAGTAAAACAGCAGATACAAATGACAGAAGCTCAAAAACTCAAGCGTCAAATTCTTCTGTGGGTGAAATTATGAAGGAATCACCACACATTTCAAAACCTGGAATATCAAAGAAAGACACCATCAAagctcctagaacagttattACGAAGAGGTCCAATGATTCCGATATTGATCTTGCTATGAGCTGCCATTCTGAAATGTCCGACTCTGATGCCGGTGATCTTGTTATCGATGAAACCGATACAGAACAAAGGTCTCTTAATTCtgcaacaaacaaaaccaaagaatCTGGTAAAAGCGAGCAGCACAGTGAGACACACATTCACGATGATTATCAAGCACCAATGGACATGGACGACGTTATTCTTGTCTCAAATCCCTTTGTAAAAAAAGATCAACCAGACACGAGACAGACCACAAAAGAGGTGATCGTACATGAACAAGAGCCACATAGCAATACCACCGATGATACTGAGACTCCTAAAGCCAGTCCATCAACTACCAACCCACCTCCGTCAGATAAACAAATAAGGACTGTCGTTACGGTTAAAAGCACATCAAATGCACATCCCAAACCACTCATACCTTCTAAGGACCAAGAACGGCCCCCTGAGGCGACACATTCCTCATTTCCAAGCATTGTTGAATCATTGAAAGCAAAGAAGAGGGAAACCAGTGAAACAGTTCAACCTCAAAAGAGTGAACCTCAAAAGAGTGAACCTCAAAAGAGTGAACCTCAAAAGAGTGAACCTCAAAAAAGTGCTGAGAGTACATTGCCCAAAAAGACTGCTGTAGTTGTTGCTGACAAGGATGCTGTAAAGGAAACTGACACCGACAAATGTAGCAACTTCTATGACAAGTATATTGCAAAG GTATCCACAGCTGTTGAAGGCGTATTAAATGACTTCACTAAAGACATGAAAGATGGGATGCTATTAAAGGATGCTAAGAGTGAGATTGAGGATCTTAAGATGGAGGTACAGAGACTTAAATGGGTACAGGAGCAGGAGAACACAGAATACAAACAGATCATGG ATCTTGCCTTAGCTGAGATGAAGGAGTGTATGGAGGCAGAGGCTGCTGTTGCCATGGAGAATCTTAAGATGAAACTAGAGACAGAGAAGCAAGATGAAATcagaaagacaaaatcaaaacaatgg TGTGCAATGTGTGGCAAAGATGCAGTGTTTTTCTGCTGTTGGAACACTAGTTACTGTGACTATCCCTGTCAGCAGTCTCATTGGTCTACACATCGTAACTCATGCCAGCAAAGAGCCTCAGGAAATACCGTCATCCAAGTACAACAACTACACAACAAAGCTCAGCCT CCTTCCCAACAGGTTCCAATGCAGCTTCGTCCAAACATCCAgcaacaaatcaatcaatcttcAAACCAACCAGTGCATCCAAGCTTACATCAGCAGGTGCAACAAGTCATGCAGCAGCCACCAGCAAGCTCCCAACCTATACAGACACTTATTCAGTACGTACAGGCACCGCGGATGTCTGCCCCTCTTCCAGTTCCACAGTTGATCAATCATCATCCGTACCCTATGCCAGGAGGGAGAGTGGGGACAGGAGGATTACGCATTGTTAGACCTTAA